The DNA window CAGCGTGTCATCGGCGACGATCGCGCCGCCGTCGGAATAGATCACGCCGTCGATCTCAACGAGCCCTTCGATGTAGGCGTCCTCGCCGTCAATGGTCTGGCCCGGCGTGCCGTTGCCGACGGTCAAGTTGCCGACCAGGACATTGAATTCGCTGGTTGCGCTGGCCGCCGTGCATTCCAAGTTGTCGTCGGTAACTTCGTCATAGACACAAGACCAGTCCGACCCCGCGCCAAGCGCCAACGCCACGTCGTCGCCGACGATTGCGCCGCCGTCGGAATAGATCACGCCGTCGATCTCGACGAGGCCCTCGATGTAGGCGTCCTCGCCGTCGATCGTTTGATCGGCGGTCCCATTACCAACGGTCAGGTTGCCGACGAGAATGTTGAACTCGCCGGTCGCGGCTGCGGCCGTGCATTCCAAGTTGTCGTCGCCCGCCTCATCGTAGAGGCAGCTCCAATCGGGGCCCGCGCCCCAGACCAGGGCCGTGTCGTCGGCGAGCGTAAACCCGCCATCGAAAGCAAGCGCGCCGTCGAATTCGACGACGTCCTCAAAGATGGTCGAGCCAGTAATTCGCAACTGGTCGGTCCCATCCTCATCAAACTCCAGGCTGGCATCGCTGCCGGTGCCGAAATACAGTTTGTAGTCGTCCGTTAATTGCAGATTGCCGAGAATGATCTCGAGCGTATCCGTCTGCTGCACGCCGGCGTATGACGCCGCCGCGACGAGCAGAACGGCCAAAACGATCAGAATTTTGCGTGTCATCGTTTCCCCTCCCTTAGCCGATCGCCCGGAAGAGCTCGCGCCAATTGCTCGTCCCGCCGATGTATGCGATCATGTCGGCGCTACCGAGTTCGGCCGAGATCCCGCCTTGATGATTCGTGTTGATGTCATGCGCAACGGTGACCTTGTTTGCGTCACTCGTGCCGATGACGAAGATGATTCGCCCCAAATCCGGGGCGGGAAAATCGGCCGTGAGCGTTACGTCGCCGTCGCCGATCACCGGGAAATGGGCCAAGCCCGGTTTGAAAACCAAGGCCGTCGCCGCTGCGAGTGTCTGCACCGCCGCGCCGAGGTTTTTGTCGCGCAGGTTTTGCAACCCGAGTGAGCGCCCGGCGAGAACCCAGCAGCCCCCGGCGTCGACGCTCATCAGCTCGCCGATCTCCGGCCCGTCTTCCGGGTTGATCGATGCGGTGTGGTTGTCGCTGGCAAAGACCTTTTGTCCGATGTAGGCGGCCGTCGGCGGCGTGCCCGCATCCAGGTCGAGATAGACTTGTTTGTCGAATTCGTACCGTGCGGATTTAGCGGCCGCGTCGCCCGCGCTGTTGTCGTAATCGCTGCCCGCGGGCGGCGCAACGACTACGCCGACGCAGGCGGCGGCGTTGGCCGAGGCCGGGTCGTGGTAGCCGTTGGAATCGATCAAACACAGCAGGCCCATGTACGCCGTGGTGGCGGCAGCGATTCCTACCGCTGACACGTTCGCCTCGCGGCGCTTCGTGTTACGTTCCGCGCTGAGATCAGCCATTTTCGTACTCCTTCTCTTGTTTCCGAACGTCGTCCGGATCGAGCCCCATCTGCTCGCAGCACTGGGTGAACGCCGCGTCGTCGGCGAAGCCGCCGGCGCCATCCGGGCGTTCACCGTTTTCGGCAATGCCCGCCGCGAGCGGACCGGTCGGCACGAGGCCGCCGATTACCGCGCGGGCTTTGTCGCGCATGGTTTCGTTGTCGCTAAAAAGCAGCGCGCCGAAATCGTCTTTCGCTTTCGGTGAGATGCGCCCGTCGGCGCAGGCGGCGGCGAGTAGTTTCTCGTCGTCGATCTGCTGCCGCACCTGTTTGGCAATCGCCGAGGTGTCGACGCTTGCGGCGGATTCGGACGCCGCGCGCATCTGCATGATTTTGCCGCTCGCGTCTTCCACGCTCAGGGCGGATTCGCCCAGCGCTTTGGCGACCTCTTCGGGGACCTGCGGCGCAAGCTTGGCCGTCAACGCCTGGATGGCGTCGGCCATTTTCACCTCGTCGCCCTCGAGGCCCGCCGCTTTGGCGAGTTCGGGCGGCGCGAGGGCTGCCTTTTTATCGGCGGCCTCGATCTTTTTCGATTCGGCTTCGAAGGCCGCAGCGATCACGTCGTCGCCGGCGTTGTCGGCCAGCGTGACGCCACGCGCCTTCAGCCACTTTTTCATTTTGTCCAGCATCGCATTGCTCCTTTCGCTGCTGGTGTTGCCTGCTCCGACGTCGCCGGCTTGCGTGTCGGAGAAAAACGCCTTGATTCCATCGAGACGGGGATGGTTCGTCACCGCGGCATCGAATACCTCCGGCCCGGCTTCCCCCGTTTTTTTGTGTGGTTTTTTGAACGCGACCGTGGGCGAGAGGTAGCGGTATTTGCCGGCGGCCAAGTCCGCCGCGCCCGCCGCCGTCCATAGCTCGACGTGGCCCCAGATGCCGTCGTCGCGCAGTTCGAAGCGGTCCAGGTAGCACTCGATCGTGTCGTCGTAATCCGGGTTGTTGCGCGCCAGGTGCGAACAGTGTTCGCGATCGACGGCGAGGCGGGTTTCGTACTCGCTTAATCGAGCGAGGATTTGGCCGACGATCTCCGGCGTAAAGTTTATTTTTTCACGCGTCGGCGCGTAATGCCACTCGCCGTAGGGCACCAAATGCAGCCAGGTAGGCAGCGCGCCGTCGTGGATTTTCGGCAGCTCAATTACGCGCGAGACGAATTCGAATGTCGCGGTCATGCGTCACCTCCGGGCAACCCTTGCCAGGCGCGGTTTTCAAAAGTGGCTGAGATCGACGGCATCGGCACCAACGCGGCGTCGGTGATCGAGCCGGCCGGAGGACGGCGGCGGCTGCGCGCGACGCAGCGGCAGCCCCAGTCGAGGGGAGGCGCCAACACCTTCCACGCCGGCGAGTCGGCGGGCAGGCATACGTTCTTCAACGCCGCGTGACTCGGTCGCGCGTCGCGCCGCGGCACGAGCTGCAGCCACGGCAGAAAGCGCATCACGCCCGGCGAGGTTTGCGTCGCGAAGCGCCCGGCGCCATACGCCGTCGAGGCGTTCTGCCGGAAGATCGTGCGCAGGTGGTGCGGGTTCGGCGCGGTCAACCCCGCGTCGGTGAACGCCTGGCGGATCCGCTTTTTCGTTTCCGCTTCGCTTAAGCCGTCCTGCAACGCCTCGCCGATCGCGTCGCGCGACGCGGCCAGCACCCGCTCGTTTTCCAGGCGCGCAATCGAGAACGCGCTGCGCCGCGCCGTGGCGGAAAGCTCTGCAAACTTCGAGGCGGAGACCGCCGTCGTTTTCTGCCAGTACGCGACCGCCGCTTTCGGCGTGACTTTTTTCCAGTCTGACTTGATCGCTCCGTCCGGCAATTCGAGCGAGACATAGTGGAACTTTCGCGGCTCCGCGAAGTGGCTGCGGGCGCCGCCACCGCATAGCGAGTCGATCATCTGCCCGGCGAGGAACGAGGCGGCCGGGAACTCGTCGCCGGCGTCGGAATCTTCGAGGCCCTCCAGCCACACGTGCTGCGCCGCTTGCAGGCTGAAGGCAATAATCGGCCGCGCCAGCGCGTCGGCGAAATCGTCTTCGAAGTCGTCGGCGAGGTCGCCGAGTAATTCGATTGCGCCGGTCGCCCCGTGCTTCGCGACGAGGGCGCCGATTGCGGCGGCGCGGCGGTCGTAAACGGCCGCTAACTCGCCAATAAACGGCGTTTCAAAGGCCTTGCGCTGCGCGTCTTCTTCGGCCCGCAGGCCCTCGACAAACGTGTCGGCAAACTGCCGGCGGTCGGCCGCTTCGGCATCGAAGCCGTCGTCATCATCGTCGTCATCCGGCGCTTGGCCTTTCGGCGGCGGCGGCGGCGCGGCCTTCGGCGCGGCGGTCGCGGGGCCGACAACATCGTCGCCGTCTTCCGGTTTGCCCCGCCCATATTCTTCGTAAAGCTCTTCGGTCCGCAGGGTCATGCCGAGGCCGACGAGCTTCTCGTCGACCGCCAGCCGTGCCGCCATCTCGCGCACGTTGCGGTTGACAAACGCGAACTTCGGATAACCCTGCCGCGGGCCGTGCAGAAACCCGACGAGACGCTGGATCCACGCCGAGAGCGCGCCGGCCAGGCCCCGCGCGTGGCTGCGCGCCTTCTCGTTAAGCTGGTCGTCGTGTACGTCGCCGAGGCTGCGGGCGCCCCTGTCCCCCGCCTCCTGCGTCAGTGTGCCGCCGAGGAATAACTGGTCGAGGTAGGTGTCGATCCGTTTGATCATCCGCTCGTAGGCGTCGGTGCTGCCCTTGGCGACTTCCTTGAAGTCGATCGCCATGCCTTGCGGAATGACGGCGCCGGCATCC is part of the Candidatus Lernaella stagnicola genome and encodes:
- a CDS encoding phage protease gives rise to the protein MTATFEFVSRVIELPKIHDGALPTWLHLVPYGEWHYAPTREKINFTPEIVGQILARLSEYETRLAVDREHCSHLARNNPDYDDTIECYLDRFELRDDGIWGHVELWTAAGAADLAAGKYRYLSPTVAFKKPHKKTGEAGPEVFDAAVTNHPRLDGIKAFFSDTQAGDVGAGNTSSERSNAMLDKMKKWLKARGVTLADNAGDDVIAAAFEAESKKIEAADKKAALAPPELAKAAGLEGDEVKMADAIQALTAKLAPQVPEEVAKALGESALSVEDASGKIMQMRAASESAASVDTSAIAKQVRQQIDDEKLLAAACADGRISPKAKDDFGALLFSDNETMRDKARAVIGGLVPTGPLAAGIAENGERPDGAGGFADDAAFTQCCEQMGLDPDDVRKQEKEYENG
- a CDS encoding DUF935 family protein, encoding MGAVKLFDSRGKPLEGLTPRHAARRVVTVQSRDRISDAFDMEPADLGATMAEALGKGESAWEAYGKLIAAAEHYWLIDGRVHANFDKLLERIAGMDWQIVPSEHDPNGEADAEEIEKLFDNIPNLEDDLLSELADAILSGFAAVEPTAEMVGNELVVTGCRGIEQWALRPDASRTGEWEYRDENSNWLSVPAGKLITWERRHKGSVITGGLLWTVLWLALIKSYSLKDWVGFLETYGQPFRLGSYPPEVDENSEEFATLVRAVIDIATDAGAVIPQGMAIDFKEVAKGSTDAYERMIKRIDTYLDQLFLGGTLTQEAGDRGARSLGDVHDDQLNEKARSHARGLAGALSAWIQRLVGFLHGPRQGYPKFAFVNRNVREMAARLAVDEKLVGLGMTLRTEELYEEYGRGKPEDGDDVVGPATAAPKAAPPPPPKGQAPDDDDDDDGFDAEAADRRQFADTFVEGLRAEEDAQRKAFETPFIGELAAVYDRRAAAIGALVAKHGATGAIELLGDLADDFEDDFADALARPIIAFSLQAAQHVWLEGLEDSDAGDEFPAASFLAGQMIDSLCGGGARSHFAEPRKFHYVSLELPDGAIKSDWKKVTPKAAVAYWQKTTAVSASKFAELSATARRSAFSIARLENERVLAASRDAIGEALQDGLSEAETKKRIRQAFTDAGLTAPNPHHLRTIFRQNASTAYGAGRFATQTSPGVMRFLPWLQLVPRRDARPSHAALKNVCLPADSPAWKVLAPPLDWGCRCVARSRRRPPAGSITDAALVPMPSISATFENRAWQGLPGGDA